AGCACTGCGATCACCCGCACCTTTTCATTCGCGGGCACCAGCGGCATATTCACGACCATTTGCTTGACCGTGCCGCCCCCGACCTCGCGATAGGTCACGCGCTTGGCCGCCGGATCAAAATCCTCTTCCAGGACGCGAACTTCCTGCTCGGGCCAATCGATGGGGACAGGCACGGTGCCGATAATGTCCGTACACGGCTCGCTTCCGGCCGTGATCATCAGGCCGACTTCGTACTTGGTGACGAATTCCTTGTCGCGCTTCGGGCCGTTGGTGTCGACTTCACCGAATTGCGCGTGTGCCGCGTGGGCGTTCACCAAGAGAGAACAGAGCACGAATGCGGGGGCGATAGAGCTACGCACCGAATTCACTCCTCGAAAGAGAGCGGGCCTCCGGTGCCAGGTTCATTAAAGATTGCGGGCACGTCGCGGGGCGTCTTACCCCGCGCGACCATTCTTCTAGTCTAATCTGACCCATCGGCCAGGGAACGCCGGTCGAAGAACTCCGCGAAATGTCCTGGAACAAGCACGCGGCCCGCGGTGCTGGCGGTAATGTCTCGCCGGATTGTGCGGGCCAGCCATGGGTTTCTTCCGGTATCAACCGACGACCGGCCCCTACGCCATAGCAACTGCCATTGTCGCATCACCCCCCTTTGCCCCATATTTGCTGCGTGAGCGGGCGATACATACCCGACAGCCGGGCGGTCAAGGAGGATCGGGCATGCGCATTTTCCAGTTCCTGGTGGTGGCGTTCTGTCTGCTTGTTTCGGCACCAGGCGAAACGCAAGCCCGCGGCCCGCGGTTTCTCGCTGCTCGCCATCGAGGGCGACGTGCGAGTCAGCGCTTCGCCCATCCGGCCCCCGCCTTGAAGGTGTCGCCGGCCGACGAAGTCGCTAAATGGCAATCGGCCGAGATCCTTCCCAAGTCGCGCGATGCGCGATTGCAATTGCCCGGGCGCGTTGTGACGACGGCCGGCGAGTTGTCATGGCCCATAAGCGTTCGCCGCGTGCAAGGACCGTGGTTGTGGATTCACTCCTCAACCGCCGACGGTTGGTTCCACAAACGGGACGTTGTCAGATTCGACGCGGCCGAAAGTTACTTCAGCGCCGAACTCGCGCGCGACAATACAGCCTGGGCCTATGGCATGCGCTGCATCGCGCGACGTGCGCGCGGGGAGTATGCCGGGGCGCTCGACGACATCAATTCGGCCATCGCGCTTGAGCCTGAGAATACGCGGCTCATCATCGGACGTGCCGCGGTAAGGTTCGAGAGACAGGAATTCGACCTGGCGATGCAGGATGCCCAGGCAGCGATTGCACGCGAACCGACGGCCGACTCCTATATCGCGGCGAGCACTATTTATATGGCCTGCCATGACCACGCCGGAGCGATGGGCGCCGCGAACGAAGCGCTGCGATTGGACCCGAAGCGTTGCGAGGCGTACGAGGTGCGCGGCATGATCAAGGCCGAGATGGGAAGCGTCGAGGGCGGACTGGAAGATCTCGACCGCGCAATCGCGCTGGGGGGCCAAGCCCGCGCTTACGGCAACCGTGCCATGTTATGGGGTCGGAGCGGCCGGCCAGATCGCGCGATTGAGGACCTGGATCGCGCCGTGGCACTGGCGCCGTCCCCGACGATCTACCGACAGCGGGCACGAACGCTCGAAATTCTCGGCCGGCACGAGCAGGCAATCGCCGACGTCACGGCAGCGATCAAAGAGGATCCTGAAACTGCAGCCGACTATCTTTTGCGTGGCCGATTGTCATTCAAAGCCGGTGATCGAGAGTCGGGAGTCGCCGATTTTCAAACCGCGGCGCGCCTCGATCCTAGCGCCGCGGGGCACGTGGAATGTGCCCGTGCATGGCTGGACGTGAACGACATCGATCGTGCGACCGAGGAATGCGAAGCGGCGCTGGCCATCGATTTGCAATGCGCCAGCGCTTACGTGGCGCGGGGAATTGCGAACTTTGAACAAAAGATTTACACCCTGGCGCTGCGCGACTATACGCAGGCCCTGACGCTCGATAGTGAGAACAGCGAGGCATTCCAGGGGCGGGCTCAGGTGTACGCTGTATTGCAGGATGACGTCAGTTGCCTGGCGGACTTGAACGAGGTGATTCGCCTCTCGCCGGCCGACCGGCATGCTTATCGCGCTCGCGGCATGCGGTACTTCTGCCTGGGCGACAACGAGCGGGCCGTGGCGGATCTGGATTTCGCCCTCCGTCTTGAACCCGGGAACGCCTATCGCCATGCCGATCGCGGATTGCTCGCCTGGGCGCTTAACGACGAGCAGCGGCTGCAGGTTGCGTTGGCCGAGATCGAACGTTTGCACGCGCCACGGGAAGGGAACGTGCTCGCACTTTCACAACTCGGTACCGAGTATGACAAGGTGCCAAGCTGGCTGCGCCGCACGGTAGCACTCTACTTTATGCGCGAATGGCGCGCTGCCTCGCAGGCTGCCGGCGAAGCGATCGAGGAACATCCCGACGATTTTTACGCGCTTTTGTATAGCGGACTAGCGGACACCACCGCGCAGAAGTATCCGCGCGCCATCCGGGAGCTGAGCGAAGTGCTGCAAAAAGACCCGCATCAATTGCAGGCGCGCGAGGCCCGCGCTTATTGTGAAAAGGAAGAGAAGCAATTCGACGCGGCGATCACCGACTATAACGAGATTATGCGTCAGCATGGCGAAGATTGGGAATCTCTGTCGTCGCGCGGTTACCTGCAGTTTTATCAGCATAACTATGAAGAGGCAGTCGCCGACTATTCGCAGGCCCTGGCGTCGGCGAAGGACGCACCAGCGGCAAGCCAGGCGGTTCTCTATCGAGGTCGCGCCGCATGTCACGCGGCGCTGTCGAACGACCAGGAAGCGGCTGAGGATCGGGCAGCCGCCGAACGTCTGCAACCTCGCCGCACGAAAGGCAAAACGCCGTCGTCGAACCTGCCCGCCGAGATTGCACCGAGCATCTACCCGACGACACAGGTCGTCGCGCCAATGCAGGGTATCTACCCATCGACCGACGGGGCAATATCAGGGAAACGGGAAGACGATTCGGCCGCAGGCGAGCAGGACGTGAAAGTCTACGCGCCCACAAAAATCGAAGACGCCCTACGAGGGCCGGGCCTCTTTAAGTAGCCAAGCGAGTTGCCGCGCTGCCGATCCACTTCTTTCCGGTTGCCGCGCGCAGGCCAATTCAATCGACCACCACGTCCGCCAGTCGTGAGATGCCGACCACTTCGCGCAGGTTGATCCAGGCGCGGGCGCGATTCGGGCGAATGCCATGCAGCCGACTGTCGAGGACATACTTCTCGCGCGTCGTTTGCGTATCGCGCAGGTCGTGGGTGTCGACTTGCACGAGCTCCAGAAAATCGGGATGCACGGCCACCAGCCGCCCGAGCACGACGTAATGGCTCGCCAGGTCGAGAACGATCTCCTGCTCGGTCAATTTGGACCAGAGCGGGTCGGGCGGTGCTTGCATGTCGAATGTTCGTAAGGACAACGGGCGTTGATGATGATTGCTAGCAGTGCCTTCAACGTTAGCCGAGCTTGACGCTCGAAGCAAACCAAGGGACCGACGACGCGACCGGTTCCAGATCATATTATTGCTAGCGCGCGGACGCTGCCGGCAACCTCGCCTTGACCTGCTGCGCGGCATCGCGTACCCTCCGCGCCCTCATGTCTCGCCTAATCTGGCCGTTACTCACTTGCTGTTTGTGGCTTGTCGCCCCGGTGCGCGCCGAGGATCCTTCGTTGAAGGTCTCGCCGCAAGAGGGTGTGGTGTTGCTGCGCAATGGCCAGGTCCTCTCAGGCAAGGTAACACACGCGGGCGAGGAGTATTACATTGCCTTGCCCAGCGGCGAGATTCGCCTACAGGCGAACCAGGTCGAACTCATCTGCCGCGACTTGCAGGAGGGATACGAGCGCAAACGTTCGCGCATCGACCCTTCGAAGGTCGCCGATCATCTGGATCTGGCACTGTGGTGCATCTGGCAAAAGCTTTTTGACAATGCGACGCAAGAAATTGCTGAATCGCGGAAGATCAACGAGCGGCATCCGCGGATACCGCTTGTCGAGCGGCAATTGAAATTGGCGCAGGAACAGCCATCGCACAACGATTCCAAAAATGCCGGCAGCGCCGGACCGTCGGCCGAGGATCTTGACCGAATGATGCGCGGCATGCCACCGGGCACGATCGAAACCTTCGCCAACACGATTCAGCCGCTGCTGTTGAACACCTGTGCCAGCTCCGGCTGTCATGGACCGCAATCCGAAAGCAAGCTGCACCTGCTACGGACTCAATTGGGCAAAACTTCAAGCCGCCGTTTCACGCAGCGAAACTTGCACGCGATTGTGGAAATGATCGATCGCGACGATCCACCGGCCAGCCCGCTGTTGACAATCCCCGTCGCACCGCACGGTACGGCGAAGGCAGCCATTTTCACGAATCGCGACGCGGCCCAATACCGGCAACTCGTGGGCTGGGTGATGCGCGTGTCGCGCGGCGGTTTCGAGCAACCGACAAGCGTGGAAAAGCCCGACGACAATCTTTTGCAGCAATTGCCGCAAGCCGGCCGCGGCTCTGCGACGACCAATCCCTTGTTCGGCGGACCAGCCGCGCCGCTGACCAATAGTGGCGCGAAAGGTGGCGAGGGCAAATCGCCGCGCCTGGATTCTGCCGAAACGACGGGCGATCCGTTCGACGCGGAAATCTTTAACCAGCAGTTCCACGGGAAAGCGCCCTAACGCCATTGGCGTGTGCCGCGCTACTCGAGCGCCCGTCCGCTTTGGCGCAGGAATCGTAGGAACTCGTGGTTGCTCTCCAGCAGCCCATCCAGCGATTCCATTTCAGGGATCGAAAGCCAATGCACGCTTTCGACCTCGTCCGGATTCGGCACGGGCTCGGCGTCGTGATCAAGCTCGGCCAGCCACCAGGCGAGCTGCACGCCCCACGGCGTAACGCTTTGCCATAATCGGCGCGTCGGGCTGACTTGTACGCCCAACTCCTCGAGCAGTTCGCGCATGAGCGCTTGCTCCTCGCTCTCCCCCTCTTCGATGCCGCCGCCAGGAAAGCAATACTTGCCAGGCGCTACCACCGAGGCTGAGCGGCGAATCACCAGCAGGCACTCGCCGCGCACGAGGACAGCCACGACTCCGCGAAGAGCCGGCATCTTAGCGATGGCCCGCCAGGGCGATTTCGCGGGCGCGCTCTTCGTCTGTCGACAGGTGCAGCACTTCGTCCATGTGTAGCACCTTGAGCACGTCGAGAATGACAGCCGGGATCGAATGGACGACGATCACGCCGCCCGCCTGACGAAAGCGACGGTGGCATTTCAACAACCAGCCGACTCCGCGCGAATCGAGATAGTCGGCTCCCTCCAGGCTGAGCAGCAATCGGCCACCGTAGACGTCGTCGCCGAGCTTCACGGCCAACGGCTCGTCCTCAGCCTCGAAGGCGCTTTGCGTGATGCGCCCGGATGCGTTGACGCTCTTCACGGGCCCATCGGCTGACAACAATTGCAAGCGCATGGTGAGTACGTCTCCCTGCAGATTAAACCTGCATTGCTTGTGCGGCCGGCATCCGCCGTGGTGCCCTGCTTCTTGCCGGGCCCCGTCCGAACTCAATGGCATGCCGCGCCGCGCTGGCGGAGTGTGTCAGTAACTTGCCCTGGAACTGTTGCACCAGGGGTCATAACAACGACTCGCCGCCCACGCCGGCAGCGGACACTCGACAGGGCGCGAGCGCATAGCTCGCATCCTGTGTCTCGGCTGAATAGGCCCGATTATGGGCGCAAAAGACGCG
The genomic region above belongs to Pirellulales bacterium and contains:
- a CDS encoding tetratricopeptide repeat protein; translated protein: MRIFQFLVVAFCLLVSAPGETQARGPRFLAARHRGRRASQRFAHPAPALKVSPADEVAKWQSAEILPKSRDARLQLPGRVVTTAGELSWPISVRRVQGPWLWIHSSTADGWFHKRDVVRFDAAESYFSAELARDNTAWAYGMRCIARRARGEYAGALDDINSAIALEPENTRLIIGRAAVRFERQEFDLAMQDAQAAIAREPTADSYIAASTIYMACHDHAGAMGAANEALRLDPKRCEAYEVRGMIKAEMGSVEGGLEDLDRAIALGGQARAYGNRAMLWGRSGRPDRAIEDLDRAVALAPSPTIYRQRARTLEILGRHEQAIADVTAAIKEDPETAADYLLRGRLSFKAGDRESGVADFQTAARLDPSAAGHVECARAWLDVNDIDRATEECEAALAIDLQCASAYVARGIANFEQKIYTLALRDYTQALTLDSENSEAFQGRAQVYAVLQDDVSCLADLNEVIRLSPADRHAYRARGMRYFCLGDNERAVADLDFALRLEPGNAYRHADRGLLAWALNDEQRLQVALAEIERLHAPREGNVLALSQLGTEYDKVPSWLRRTVALYFMREWRAASQAAGEAIEEHPDDFYALLYSGLADTTAQKYPRAIRELSEVLQKDPHQLQAREARAYCEKEEKQFDAAITDYNEIMRQHGEDWESLSSRGYLQFYQHNYEEAVADYSQALASAKDAPAASQAVLYRGRAACHAALSNDQEAAEDRAAAERLQPRRTKGKTPSSNLPAEIAPSIYPTTQVVAPMQGIYPSTDGAISGKREDDSAAGEQDVKVYAPTKIEDALRGPGLFK
- a CDS encoding NUDIX domain-containing protein; the encoded protein is MPALRGVVAVLVRGECLLVIRRSASVVAPGKYCFPGGGIEEGESEEQALMRELLEELGVQVSPTRRLWQSVTPWGVQLAWWLAELDHDAEPVPNPDEVESVHWLSIPEMESLDGLLESNHEFLRFLRQSGRALE
- a CDS encoding STAS domain-containing protein, with translation MRLQLLSADGPVKSVNASGRITQSAFEAEDEPLAVKLGDDVYGGRLLLSLEGADYLDSRGVGWLLKCHRRFRQAGGVIVVHSIPAVILDVLKVLHMDEVLHLSTDEERAREIALAGHR